One Saccharomyces eubayanus strain FM1318 chromosome VIII, whole genome shotgun sequence genomic window carries:
- a CDS encoding zinc-binding alcohol dehydrogenase family protein — protein sequence MPASIPKTMKAVVIEDDKAVVKEGVPIPELEDGFVLIKTIAVAGNPTDCGHIDYKIGPQGSILGCDAAGYIVKLGPGVDSKRFTIGDYISGFIHGSSVRFPSNGAFAEYSAVSAETAYRLPNDIGLCGKDNLIEGPVRSLEGAVTFPVSLTTAGMILTYNLGXGKDNLIEGPVRSLEGAVTFPVSLTTAGMILTYNLGLDMEWKPSVPQRGHPVLIWGGATAVGQLLIQLAKKLNGFTKIIVVASRKHEKQLKEYGADELFDYHDSDVVEQIKSKYNNIPYLVDCVANVDTLQQVYRCAADELDATVIELTTLTVDDVKEEYRRQNVTIAKTSLYAIGGHQVPFGKFTFPAEPECKKAAIRLVKFLNPKIKEGEIHHIPVKVYKKGLYDIPQLLDDIRNNKNNGKKLVAVLT from the coding sequence ATGCCAGCCTCAATTCCAAAAACTATGAAAGCCGTCGTTATCGAAGACGATAAGGCCGTCGTTAAGGAGGGCGTGCCCATTCCTGAATTGGAAGATGGCTTCGTTCTGATCAAGACCATTGCTGTTGCCGGTAATCCCACTGATTGTGGGCACATTGATTACAAGATAGGCCCTCAAGGGTCCATCCTGGGTTGCGATGCTGCAGGCTATATTGTCAAACTGGGTCCTGGCGTTGATTCCAAACGCTTTACCATTGGCGATTACATTTCCGGGTTTATTCACGGTTCCTCTGTAAGATTCCCCTCCAATGGCGCCTTTGCTGAATACTCCGCTGTTTCAGCGGAGACTGCCTACAGATTGCCCAACGATATTGGACTTTGTGGTAAGGACAATCTAATTGAAGGTCCTGTTAGGTCTTTAGAAGGCGCTGTCACCTTTCCAGTGTCATTGACCACCGCCGGTATGATCCTGACCTATAACTTGGGCTTNGGTAAGGACAACCTAATTGAAGGTCCTGTTAGGTCTTTAGAAGGCGCTGTCACCTTTCCAGTGTCATTGACCACCGCCGGTATGATCCTGACCTACAACTTGGGCTTGGACATGGAATGGAAGCCTTCTGTGCCACAAAGGGGTCATCCCGTCTTAATATGGGGTGGTGCTACTGCCGTAGGCCAATTGCTGATTCAGCTGGCTAAAAAATTGAACGGGTTTACCAAAATCATTGTCGTTGCTTCTCGGAAACATGAAAAGCAATTGAAAGAGTACGGTGCCGATGAACTGTTTGATTATCATGATTCTGATGTTGTCGAACAAATCAAGAGCAAATACAACAATATTCCGTATTTGGTCGACTGTGTCGCTAATGTAGACACCCTTCAGCAAGTGTACAGGTGCGCAGCGGATGAACTGGATGCCACCGTCATTGAACTGACCACTTTAACCGTTGACGACGTCAAAGAGGAATACAGGAGACAAAATGTCACCATTGCCAAAACAAGCCTATACGCGATAGGTGGACACCAAGttccatttggaaaattcaCTTTTCCCGCGGAACCTGAGTGTAAAAAGGCTGCCATTAGATTAGTCAAATTCCTCAATCCAAAGATCAAAGAAGGGGAAATCCACCATATCCCAGTCAAGGTCTACAAGAAGGGGTTGTACGACATCCCCCAGTTGCTTGATGACATCAggaacaacaaaaacaatggcAAAAAGCTGGTCGCGGTATTGACTTAG
- the ARN1 gene encoding siderophore transporter — translation MESIDSHDSTTVEKKHVPMNKEHELNSDGHINSNSDSVSRAHDGAIPQLSGKYDALRQNKSLVIKQTEIIGNAYKKWYFQAILLFSAFVCGYGYGLDGNIRYIYTGYATSSYSEHSLLSTINVINAVVSAASQIIYARLSDVFGRLYLFISAVILYVVGTIIQSQAYDVQRYAAGAIFYNAGYVGVILILLIILSDFSSLKWRLLYQFAPTWPFIINTWIAGNVTSRANPIENWSWDIGMWAFIFPLSCIPIVLCMLHMQWVARKTPEWHALKDEKSYYQEHGFAKILVQLFWKLDVIGVILMGCSLGCILVPLTLAGGVKTTWNDSRLIGPFVLGFVLIPILWVWEYRVARDPIIPYKLVKDRGVWSSMGISFLIDFIYYMAADYLYTVMLVAVNESVKSATRISTLSSFVSVVASPFFGLIMTRCTRLKPFIMFGCCLWMLAMGLLYRFRGGRESHSGIIGALCVWGLGTTLFTYPVTVSVQSAVSHENLATVTALNYTLYRIGSAVGAAVSGAIWTQTLYKQILKRMGDVTLATAAYTSPYTFIETYTWGTPQRVALMNAYRYVQRLETIVALVFCAPLIAFSLCLRDPKLTDTVAVENIEEGEYVDTKDNDPILDWFKKFTSKFSSSKKE, via the coding sequence ATGGAATCCATTGACTCTCACGATTCTACTACTGTGGAGAAAAAGCATGTTCCGATGAACAAAGAGCACGAGTTGAACTCTGATGGCCATATTAACTCTAACTCCGACTCAGTTAGTCGTGCTCACGATGGCGCAATCCCCCAATTGTCTGGCAAATACGACGCCTTGAGacaaaacaaaagtttGGTCATTAAGCAAACCGAAATCATTGGTAATGCCTACAAAAAATGGTACTTCCAGGCAATCTTGCTTTTTAGTGCTTTTGTGTGTGGTTACGGTTACGGGCTAGACGGTAATATCCGTTACATTTACACTGGGTATGCTACATCTTCCTATAGCGAACATTCTCTGCTATCTACTATTAACGTTATCAATGCCGTAGTCAGTGCAGCTTCGCAAATAATATACGCCAGATTATCCGATGTCTTTGGTAGATTATATCTTTTCATCAGTGCTGTCATTCTTTATGTTGTTGGTACCATCATTCAATCTCAGGCTTATGATGTTCAAAGATATGCTGCCGGTGCGATATTCTATAACGCCGGCTATGTCGGAGTCATCTTAattcttttgattattCTATCCGATTTCTCCTCTTTGAAATGGAGACTGTTATACCAATTTGCGCCCACTTGGCCATTTATTATCAACACTTGGATTGCCGGTAATGTCACTTCCAGGGCTAATCCTATCGAAAATTGGTCTTGGGATATAGGTATGTGGGCTTTCATTTTCCCTCTATCATGTATTCCGATTGTCCTGTGTATGTTACACATGCAATGGGTCGCCAGAAAGACTCCCGAATGGCATGCtttgaaagatgaaaagTCTTACTACCAAGAACACGGTTTCGCCAAGATTTTGGTACAATTGTTCTGGAAGTTAGATGTCATAGGAGTCATCCTGATGGGTTGCTCCTTGGGTTGCATCTTGGTCCCATTGACTTTGGCTGGTGGTGTCAAGACCACTTGGAATGACTCAAGATTGATCGGTCCATTTGttcttggttttgttttgattcCTATTCTGTGGGTTTGGGAATATAGGGTTGCTAGGGACCCGATTATCCCGTACAAATTGGTTAAAGATAGAGGTGTATGGTCTTCCATGGGTATCTCTTTCTTGATCGATTTTATCTACTACATGGCCGCTGACTATCTGTACACCGTGATGCTCGTTGCTGTTAATGAATCTGTCAAGTCTGCTACTAGAATCTCTacattatcatcatttgTTTCAGTTGTGGCCTCTCCATTTTTCGGTCTGATAATGACAAGGTGCACTAGATTGAAGCCTTTCATCATGTTTGGTTGCTGTTTGTGGATGTTAGCAATGGGTCTATTATACCGCTTCAGAGGTGGCAGAGAATCTCATTCAGGTATCATTGGTGCGTTATGTGTTTGGGGTCTTGGTACTACCTTGTTTACTTACCCAGTTACCGTCTCTGTGCAATCTGCTGTTTCCCACGAAAACTTGGCTACCGTCACTGCTTTGAACTATACCTTATATAGAATTGGTTCTGCTGTCGGTGCGGCTGTTTCTGGTGCCATTTGGACTCAAACCTTGTACAagcaaattttgaagagaatGGGCGATGTCACATTGGCCACAGCCGCTTACACATCTCCATATACTTTTATCGAAACCTATACTTGGGGCACTCCTCAAAGAGTGGCTTTGATGAACGCTTATAGATATGTTCAAAGATTGGAAACTATTGTTGCGTTGGTGTTCTGTGCCCCTTTGATTGCGTTCTCGTTGTGTCTAAGAGATCCTAAATTAACCGATACAGTCGCTGTCGAAAACATCGAAGAAGGTGAATACGTCGACACCAAGGACAATGACCCAATTCTTGACTGGttcaaaaagtttacatcaaagttttcttcttccaaaaaggaATAG
- a CDS encoding histidine phosphatase family protein: MFKSAVYSILAASLVNAGTIPLRKLSDIDKIGTQTEIFPFLGGSGPYYSFPGDYGISLDLPESCEMKQVQMVGRHGERYPTVSKAKSIMTTWYKLSNYTGQFDGPLSFLNDDYEFFIRDTKNLEMETTLANSVNVLNPYTGEMNAKRHARDFLAQYGYMVENQTSFAVFTSNSNRCHDTAQYFIDGLGDQFNISLQTISEAESAGANTLSAHHSCPAWDDDVNNDILEEYNTKYLTGIAKRLNKENKGLNLTSSDAKTFFAWCAYELNARGYSDICNIFTKDELVRFSYSQDLETYYQTGPGYDVVRSVGANLFNASVKLLKESEVQDQKVWLSFTHDTDILNYLTTIGIIDDKNNLTAEYVPFMGNTFHRSWYVPQGARVYTEKFQCSNDTYVRYVINDAVVPIETCSTGPGFSCEINDFYDYAEKRVAGTDFLKVCNVSSVSNSTELTFFWDWNTKNYNDTLLKQ; encoded by the coding sequence ATGTTTAAATCAGCCgtttattcaattttagCCGCTTCTTTGGTTAATGCAGGTACCATTCCTCTCCGAAAATTATCTGACATTGATAAAATCGGAACTCAAACAGAGATTTTCCCATTCCTGGGTGGTTCTGGGCCATACTACTCTTTCCCTGGTGATTATGGTATTTCTCTTGACTTACCAGAAAGTTGTGAAATGAAGCAAGTGCAAATGGTTGGTAGACACGGTGAAAGATACCCCACTGTGAGCAAAGCTAAGAGTATCATGACGACATGGTACAAGTTGAGTAACTATACTGGTCAATTTGACGGACCATTGTCTTTCTTGAACGATGACTACGAGTTTTTCATTCGTGACACCAAGAACTTAGAAATGGAGACCACACTTGCCAACTCGGTCAATGTTTTAAACCCGTATACCGGCGAAATGAATGCTAAGAGACATGCTCGTGATTTTTTGGCGCAATATGGTTACATGGTCGAAAATCAAACCAGTTTTGCCGTTTTTACCTCTAATTCAAACAGATGTCATGACACTGCCCAATATTTCATTGACGGTTTAGGTGATCAATTCAACATCTCCTTGCAAACCATCAGTGAAGCCGAGTCCGCTGGCGCCAATACTTTGAGTGCTCATCATTCGTGTCCTGCTTGGGACGATGATGTCAACAATGACATTTTGGAAGAATATAATACCAAATATTTGACTGGCATCGCCAAGAGATTaaataaggaaaacaaGGGTTTGAATCTAACTTCAAGCGACGCAAAGACCTTTTTTGCATGGTGTGCATATGAATTGAATGCTAGGGGTTACAGTGATATCTGCAACATCTTTACCAAAGACGAATTGGTCCGTTTCTCCTACAGCCAAGACTTGGAAACCTATTATCAAACAGGACCTGGCTATGACGTTGTCAGATCTGTCGGTGCCAACCTGTTCAATGCTTCAGTGAAACTACTAAAAGAAAGTGAGGTCCAGGACCAAAAGGTTTGGTTGAGTTTCACCCATGATACCGATATTTTGAACTATTTGACCACTATCGGCATAATCGATGACAAAAATAACCTGACCGCTGAATATGTTCCATTCATGGGCAATACTTTCCATAGATCCTGGTATGTTCCTCAAGGTGCTCGTGTTTACACTGAGAAGTTCCAGTGCTCTAACGATACCTATGTCAGATACGTCATCAACGACGCTGTCGTTCCAATTGAAACCTGTTCCACTGGTCCAGGGTTTTCTTGTGAAATAAACGACTTCTACGACTATGCTGAAAAGAGAGTAGCCGGTACTGATTTCCTGAAAGTCTGTAACGTTAGCAGCGTCAGTAACTCTACTGAATTGACCTTTTTCTGGGACTGGAATACCAAGAACTACAACGACACTTTATTAAAACAGTAG
- the ZPS1 gene encoding Zps1p — MKFSTNESMILATIATSALAAPFIYDNNSTTELASSLSQEVPGWTHATFPAIYQTCNETNTRMLNAAFKDTAEVTAYGKSRXLNYGIDDAYYKRWFGNGSIFTVMGVFDQLMEASKGGMVMRCDDADGLCAANPDXYAGYHRESATAETVICDYFYSSKKPLSTICFEGTIVDVGPTHYAGIDMLHRYLHLPTMNMDEYIGEYAETLEEVIDYAQNNATFAVKNVDNYLYYLADVYSSSVIPGGCLGEL; from the coding sequence ATGAAATTCAGCACTAATGAATCCATGATCCTTGCAACTATTGCTACTTCAGCTTTAGCTGCCCCATTCATTTATGACAACAATTCAACTACTGAATTAGCGTCTTCTCTTTCTCAAGAAGTTCCAGGTTGGACCCATGCAACTTTCCCAGCCATTTACCAAACCTGTAATGAAACCAATACCAGGATGTTGAATGCGGCTTTCAAGGATACTGCTGAAGTTACTGCTTATGGTAAGAGTAGAYTTCTAAACTATGGTATTGATGATGCTTATTACAAAAGATGGTTTGGTAATGGTAGCATCTTTACTGTCATGGGTGTGTTTGACCAATTGATGGAAGCATCCAAGGGTGGTATGGTCATGAGATGTGATGATGCAGACGGTTTGTGCGCAGCTAATCCAGATYATTACGCTGGTTATCATCGTGAGTCTGCTACGGCTGAAACTGTTATTTGTGACTACTTCTATAGTTCCAAAAAGCCGCTATCGACTATCTGCTTTGAAGGTACTATTGTTGATGTCGGCCCAACCCATTATGCTGGTATTGATATGCTGCATCGTTACTTGCACCTTCCAACCATGAATATGGATGAGTACATTGGTGAATACGCTGAAActcttgaagaagttatTGACTACGCTCAAAACAATGCCACATTCGCTGTTAAGAATGTCGACAATTACTTGTACTACCTAGCTGACGTTTATAGTAGTTCTGTTATTCCCGGTGGATGTCTAGGTGAACTATAA